One window of the Carassius auratus strain Wakin chromosome 20, ASM336829v1, whole genome shotgun sequence genome contains the following:
- the sesn1 gene encoding sestrin-1 isoform X2 has protein sequence MRHASASNETMENSSLTMTDLFKMCTQCERLSKKDVGVRIPRPVGNGPSRFIPEKEILQVSKLDERIQSIFEDAFAVLGRLDNISLVMGFHPQYLENFLKTQHYLLLMDGPLSLHCRHYIGIMAAARHQCTYLVNLHVNDFLQVGGDPKWLNGLEEAPQKLQALGELNKILAHRPWLLTKEHIERLLKAEEHSWSLAELIHVVVLLTLYHSLASFTFGCGINPDIHTDGGHTFRPPSLSGYCVCDIANGNGVLEEMFGNQQVSELSGEVEVLMEKMKQLQESHDEEEASQEEMATRFEREKTESMLVVTSEDEECVPSRDVSRHFEDPSYGYKDFYRRGEQVPTLRVQDYNWEDHGFSLVNRLYPDFGQLLDEKFQIAYNLTYNTMATHHGVDTSMLRRAIWNYTHCMFGIRYDDYDYGEINQLLDRGFKVYIKTMVRTPEKITKRMYDSFWRQFKHSEKVHVNLLLMEARMQAELLYALRAITRYMT, from the exons ATGAGGCACGCATCGGCATCTAATGAAACTATGGAAAACTCCTCTCTCACCATGACAGACTTGTTCAAAATGTGCACTCAGTGCGAGCGGCTTAGTAAAAAG gACGTTGGAGTGCGAATCCCCAGACCGGTGGGAAATGGACCAAGTAGATTCATTCCAGAGAAAGAG ATACTTCAAGTCAGTAAATTGGATGAAAGAATACAGTCGATTTTTGAGGACGCCTTTGCAGTGCTCGGTCGCCTTGACAACATCTCCTTAGTGATGGGGTTCCATCCTCAGTATCTGGAGAACTTCCTTAAGACACAGCATTACCTGCTTCTGATGGACGGTCCATTGTCTCTGCACTGCAGACATTACATAGGGATAATG GCCGCTGCCAGGCACCAGTGCACGTATCTGGTCAACCTGCACGTGAATGACTTCCTGCAGGTCGGAGGTGATCCTAAGTGGTTGAACGGTCTGGAAGAAGCCCCACAGAAGCTGCAGGCTCTTGGGGAGCTCAATAAGATCCTGGCCCATCGCCCCTGGCTGCTCACCAAAGAACACATTGAG CGTCTACTGAAGGCAGAGGAGCACAGCTGGTCGCTGGCCGAGCTGATCCATGTTGTAGTGCTACTTACGCTCTATCACTCTCTGGCCTCCTTTACATTTGGTTGCGGCATCAACCCTGACATCCACACAGACGGAGGACATACATTCAGGCCGCCCTCGCTCAGCGGTTACTGCGTTTGTGACATTGCTAATGGCAACGGTGTCCTGGAGGAGATGTTTGGGAACCAACAG GTGTCTGAGTTGTCTGGTGAGGTGGAAGTGTTGATGGAGAAGATGAAGCAGCTCCAGGAATCTCATGACGAAGAGGAAGCCAGTCAGGAGGAAATGGCCACTCGTTTTGAGAGGGAGAAGACCGAGAGCATGCTGGTGGTCACCTCAG AGGACGAGGAGTGTGTACCATCGAGAGATGTTTCACGACACTTCGAAGACCCTAGTTATGGCTACAAGGACTTTTACAGAAGAGGAGAACAGGTGCCCACCCTCAGAGTGCAG GACTATAATTGGGAAGATCACGGATTTTCCCTTGTGAATCGGCTGTATCCGGATTTTGGACAGCTTCTGGATGAAAAGTTCCAGATCGCTTACAATCTGACGTACAACACAATGGCGACACACCACGGTGTGGACACGTCAATGCTTCGTCGAGCCATCTGGAACTACACCCACTGCATGTTCGGGATTCG GTACGATGATTATGATTATGGAGAAATTAACCAGCTGCTAGACCGCGGTTTTAAAGTCTACATCAAAACTATGGTGCGCACTCCAGAGAAGATCACCAAGAGGATGTACGACAGCTTCTGGAGGCAGTTCAAGCATTCTGAGAAA GTCCACGTTAATTTGCTTCTTATGGAAGCGCGCATGCAGGCGGAACTGCTCTACGCTCTGAGAGCGATCACTCGCTACATGACATGA